From a single Pseudorasbora parva isolate DD20220531a chromosome 17, ASM2467924v1, whole genome shotgun sequence genomic region:
- the hs3st1l1 gene encoding heparan sulfate (glucosamine) 3-O-sulfotransferase 1-like1 → MANLLSYVLFLVLRTYAAPPEYIQVWPGGSTPAPEDPTNGTISPSLVPPPGTSKHTPHSIIIGVRKGGTRALLEMLDIHPEVAAAATEVHFFDWDENYGKGFDWYREQMPYSYPNQITVEKTPGYFTSPVAPARIHAMNSSIRLLLILRDPTERVISDYTQVYFNRLENHKPVQAIENMLVKNGALNTRYKAIQRSLYDVHMRNWLQHFPLEQIHIVDGDTLIHDPLPELQRVERFLHLPPRIVASNFYFNQTKGFYCIRSDGHERCLHESKGRPHPPVNSTVLRQLRLYLRQHNRNFYRLIGRSFNWQ, encoded by the coding sequence ATGGCCAACCTTCTGAGCTACGTGCTATTCCTGGTGCTCCGGACGTACGCCGCCCCACCAGAATACATCCAAGTGTGGCCCGGCGGGTCGACGCCAGCCCCGGAGGATCCAACAAATGGGACGATCTCCCCTTCTTTAGTCCCGCCTCCGGGAACCAGCAAGCACACGCCTCACAGCATTATTATCGGCGTCCGGAAAGGAGGAACACGAGCATTGCTCGAAATGCTGGATATCCATCCTGAAGTGGCGGCGGCTGCCACTGAAGTTCACTTCTTCGACTGGGACGAGAACTACGGGAAAGGATTCGATTGGTACCGCGAGCAAATGCCATATTCGTACCCTAATCAGATCACGGTGGAAAAGACGCCGGGGTATTTTACGTCTCCGGTGGCGCCCGCGCGCATTCACGCCATGAACTCTTCCATCAGACTCCTGCTGATTTTAAGAGACCCTACAGAGCGGGTCATCTCGGACTACACTCAAGTCTACTTCAACCGGCTGGAGAACCACAAGCCTGTGCAAGCCATCGAGAACATGCTGGTTAAAAACGGCGCGCTCAACACGCGGTATAAAGCGATCCAGCGCAGTCTCTACGACGTGCATATGAGGAACTGGCTCCAACATTTCCCCCTGGAGCAGATTCATATTGTGGATGGAGACACGCTTATCCACGACCCCCTTCCGGAGCTCCAGCGAGTCGAGCGCTTTTTGCATCTGCCGCCTCGGATTGTGGCATCCAACTTCTACTTTAACCAGACCAAAGGCTTCTACTGCATCCGCAGTGATGGCCACGAGAGATGCCTGCATGAGTCTAAAGGACGTCCTCATCCTCCGGTTAATAGCACTGTTCTGCGTCAGCTGCGCTTGTACTTGCGCCAACACAATCGGAACTTCTACCGGCTCATAGGACGCTCCTTTAACTGGCAATAG